Below is a genomic region from Trichoderma asperellum chromosome 2, complete sequence.
CATCTCGTCCGATTACAAAACAAAGCATGCCGATGTCGTAGTGTCGCTGCGCAAGgcgcagaagaggaagcagaggaagattAAGAGGGCGATATTCGTTGTTTTGGGATGGGCGCTCATGGCGGGCATGGTCTATCTTATTATTGTCACACAAAGAATCGTTCCCAAGATTTGGAATCCCTACGATATTCTGGGCATCTCAGAGGTAAGCAAGAAGACTGATGGCGGGGCCTGGGACAATAAGCCGGGCGACATACTCTTCTTTACTCTGCGCTTTCAAGGCTAACATTGATATGATGCGCAGTCATTTACTGAAAAACAAATCAAATCCCATTACAAGAGACTCTCTGTCAAATTCCACCCGGACAAGGTCAGGCCGGACCCCTCCAAGAATGAGACTCTGGAGATGCTTAACGACCGATACGTCGAACTCACAAAAGCCTACCAAGCCCTGACAGATGAGGACGTACGAAACAACTACATCCAGTACGGCCACCCTGATGGCAAGCAGAGCTTCAGCATCGGCATTGCGCTACCTCAGTTCATCATCGCCGAGGGCAACGGCAAATACCTGATTCTGCTCTACACCGGTCTTATGGGTATTCTACTTCCCTACCTTGTTGGCTCATGGTGGTATGGTACCAAGCGGATGTCAAAAGAAGGCGTCCTAATGGAAAGTGCCAACCGTCTATTCAGACACTACAACGAAGAGATTGACGAGGGTGGTATCATTACTGCTCTCAGCACTGGCAAGGAATTCGAGGCCATCCTCAAGGGAGACCAAGCCGAGTCTGGCCTTTCCAAAATTGAGTCCCGGATCTCAGCAGAGGGTGAAAGTTCGCCATTTGCGTGTGGTTTCTCtctcaaggacaaggaaaagCTCGAAGACCTCGATAGTGGCGTACGACGCAAGGTGCTTGCTTTACTGTGGGCTTATCTTGGTCGCGTCGAGCTCGATGACCCTGCACTGACCAAGGCCAAGTTCGAAGTTGGCGCGATTGCCCGGACACTGAACCAGTCTTTCGCAGCGATTGCATTGGCATTCGGCAACATTGGCCCCATCGCAGGATCATTCAAAGCAAACCAGCATCTCATCCAGGCAGTATCTCCCAAGtcatctcctctcctccagctccctcACATCAACGACAAGGTTGCCGCGGCCATTGAAGGCGATTCAAAGATCCATCTGACTGTTCAGCAATTCATGGACCTCCCCGACGCCGAGCGAAGACAGCTCGCTGTTGGCAAGGATCTCCTTACCGAAGAGCAGTACAAGGAAACCATCAGTGTCGGAAAGCAGCTCCCTTTCTTCCGTGTTGCCAAGGCGTTCTTCAAGGTTACTGGCGAAAAGGTCATTATTCCTTCATCTCTTGTCACTCTGGTCATCAAAGGCCGTTTCATCCCTCCTGGTACCGAGAAAGTTCCAGCTATCGATGAGGTTTCCTTGGAAGATATTGATCCCGCTGAAGATGATCTGGATGCGCTTATGggccgcaagaagaagattgtcaAGGGCCCTGATGGAAAGCCTGTCGCCGTTGAGGAGAATTCTGCCCTGCCACCTTTGACTTTTGCCCCCCACTACGCCCGAGACCACTCGCCCAAGTGGTACGCTTTCCTCAGTGACTCCAAGCAGGACAAGATGGCCGTTCCTCCTTTCACCTTTGACAAGTTTGATCAGCCCATCTTTACCGAGGACGGCAAGCCCACCTTTAACATGCAGACTCTCAAGGCTCAGTTCGCCGCTCCTCCTCAACCAGGCCACTACACTTTCTGCATGCACGTCGTCTGCGATTCTTATGTCGGTTTCGATACCAAGATGGAAGTCACTCTTGTTGTGGAAGATGCTAGCAAGGCGGCCGAGATGGAGGCCGAAGACGAAATTAGCGAACCCGAAGAAGGTAAGCCATCTTGGCACCCCTAATaggatatttaaaagatttcaGCTAACATGTGATTGATGCAGACTCTATTGCTGGACAAATGCAGGCTCTCAAGGGGCAACCTACCGCCCAGGCTTCCAAGCCGAAGCGAAAGCAGGACAGCTCTGACGAAGAGTCCGGcacagacgaagaggaggatgacaCAAGTGACACGAATACTGATACGGAAGATGAGAGCTGAGGTTCTTTCTCCTAGACAGGAAGTTGTCATGGAGTGTGTTTTATTAgacttgaaaaagaaaagatttttttttaaaaaaaaaaaaaattctaaaAAAGAGtgaggggagagaagaaatttGCCTCAAAGCATTAGGTACTTTGGGAGAGTAGCATTCGAGGTTGACTTTGCATCaaatgtgtgtgtgttgttGCGGCAAGGGAAACTAACTTGACTGGGTTGGGTAGCCGTGTTCTCGTCGACGGCGTGGAGTTCTTTTTCAAATGGCATAAGGATTTAATTTTATGTTGGTTTTTGTTAATTTACTTGTATTACCTAGCTTTATCCTACCTAGAATCACATCATGAGGAACAATACAATgtaaaatggaaaaaaaaaaaaaagcttgatCGGAAAATTGTGCTTTCGTTGCATGTGGGTTTGTAAGTGTGTGCGTGTGAACACCTGTTGTAATTACTACTGCTCCTACATCTATGTACGTCATGGAAATATCTATTATCGCCAGAGATTACTCCTTCGCCTTCATTTTTTCATTCCCCAATGGTAGTCATAAGATAAATCATTCAAGCCATCTTGCCAAAATAAGATATAGAAAGTAAAGgataggaagaagaagaaaaaaaagtagggTAAAACGGCAATTTATCAGCTCAACATACTCGTACGCCGCATACTTCAACCCCTTTCCCTTCAATGACGACCTGCCTGCCAAAGTACACGGCAACAAGCTCCTGCACAAACAGAGCATCGCTGGCGCTCCAAACATCGAGGCCCATATTCTCAATGGACCGGCTATCTATGGTAACAGCGGAGTCGGAATCATCACTGCCACTGAGAATCAAGTCCTCGGTTTCGTCCTCATCTCCGTCGGCACCTCCGCTATCATTGCTGTCGCGATACGATTCATCGGCAGCGTCGACTATGTCCACCAGGACAGAGAGCATTTGCGTGGTGAGACGATGGAAGTAAGTTATGATGGCCAGCTCGATGTTAGCTTCTCCGTCGACACTTGAGCGGCGGGCGGCAAGAGAGGCGATTGAATTACTGAGGGGCTCTGCTTGTGACGGCGACGAAGCAGGCGGGGGCATTGACATAGATCCGATATTGGGGCTGGTTGGAGATAATAGATcggcaagaagagctgaATCGCGAGTTGACTCTTCCTGTTCTTCTGAGCGAATCTGCTCACCAGCGCTGGCCCACCACATGAAGCCATTATAGGCAAAAGCCGCCCAGGTGACGGGTTCGACGAGATTGTCAGTTGCTCCATAAGGTTCATCTTTAACTAGCCTAGCGGAATGGCTAGTAGATAACCTCACTGCCGAGGTCTCAGATTCAGGGGATCGGGGGTCTTGACCTAGAGTCGGCGTCGGTGGGCTCGCAGCCAAGCGTGCGAGGCCCGTACGTAGGGCGTTAAAGCGACGCAGATCACGCTGAGTAGCCTTGACTGGTTTTCCGCCAGGGCACTCTACAATCGGCcaagctttttctttagcatttGCAGAGTAATCTGGAGGCATCGTGATGAGCATATCCCAGAGAGTGTCCTTGGTTGCGAGGATGCTGTCAGTGGTGCAGGCAATCCACCCAGAGCCCGATTCATCAGCGTCGTCGACGGCGTTTTCATCATTGCGGTTACGTTTTGATGCCTTGAGATCATCCATGAGAAACGAAATGTCATGCACGCCAATGCTGAATAGAGGCCGAAGACGCTGAGGTGGAGAAGGTGTAGGTAGCGAGTCTGTGATGGAGAGTGGGATATTGGATAAGATggatatattatatacttggTAGCTTGTTAGTTTCTGTGAAGATTCAATTCCGAGGCGGAGGCTGCATACCAAAGTTGCAAATCTCATGTACCGGAGCATGGCACGATATTAATATACGTTGTCGAAGCAAGGCGGCTCGATGGATAGGGAAAATCAAGGGCCCGAATCTGTCCAGCAGCTCGGGAAGGCTCCATGCAGGATGGTAAGGAGAGAGCTTGTGCTCAGGCTGGAATAATGAAACGCCATCGGTGAGAGATGAACTTCGGTCGTGAGCCTTGCGCGACGAATCTGGTACCGGAGAGATGGGGGTGGCGATAGTTGAGAaactctctccctctctggcCTTGTTGGTATTCCAGTATTTTTCTAATATTTCGGTTTGAGTGCGATCCTTGACGAGGTTCCTGTTCGAAAGCATCTTGCTTAGCTCTAGCtctagcttatataaagcGCCGAAAGAGTTACTACTTACGCCGCCATCTGCTTCAAGTTGTCGGCATGCCTCCATGCCCGCCCCAGCCTTCCATAGCTCAGGGGAACAAGAATTCCCACGGAAATCATTCGAGCATGgcgagcctcttcttcttcgcaagGCTCATTGACAAATGCGCTCAAGCCCGCATGCGCACCATCATGGACAAAGTATATGAGGTCATCGGAGACGGTGTGTAGGCCGGACGGCAGCGACTTATATTCGACGAGACCCTCGAGTTCGAGACCCGGAATGGCTTGTTTCCAGGCAATTGTGTAGCCGGCCTTGACGTCAAAGTCAATGAGGAACAGAGCAGAAATGGGCGGCAGATCGACGAGCGCGGCAGAAGAAGCGGGAAGAGGGACGGAGAGCGCAGACGGCTGGCCTCGGCGAGCTGGAGCCATGGCGAGATTCGATTTGTTTGTGCTGATCAGATCATGATACGGATTTGACGAATTGCGAGTTGCCGTAGCCGCAACAATGGTAGAGCGATTAAGCCAAGCAAGCGCGCAATCAATAGCTAATGCAATGCGGTAGGATGGAGAAGCGGAATCGTACGGTAGTCGTGAGCGGGTAGTATCGACACAGAGTGGACCTAGAGCACTAGCAGCTGCTCCGGAGTGTTGCTATAGCTGGAGTAAAAAGTTTACGTTTGACGgagagaagacgaaggcTTGATGTGATGTGCATACAATAGTGCACAGATGCAGGCGAAGAGGGGACCCTGCGGCGGTTCGCAGCTCCCAGCACTCCTCAAATCAGGCAGACAATTAAATCAGGTTCTCGCCATGGCGCTGCGTAGAACCGTACGTAGCTGGCTGGAAGCTTGTGGCTTGGGCGACAGGGATGATGCAGCTTGCATGGCGTGTCTtttttggcgatggagcctGTCAGTTGGAGGTCTGGTGAAGATCACGTGGCAGGCAGCGACATGATTGATGGGCGAAGAAGCAATACCTATTACTCTGTAAAGTCTTCAGTTCAATCAATGATTTCTGTGTTGGCGAAACTCTCGGACTAACAGATAAGGGATTGTCCTCTAATGGCTCTATTCTCGTCTTGTTGTAACGCTGTTATAATACGTATACTGGTGTTGAATTTTCGCTTTCAACCATACATGGTCCCGATATTATCATCAAACATGTATTCTCATTCTGATTGCACTGCATATAAAAATGACACCTTATTTAACCGCCTGGCTCCCGACATCTCGTCTCGATAGTTGGGCTCATGCAAGCCAGGGCTCGATGACTGATGAGATGCCCTAATTGGACCTGATAGAATAGCCCCCGAAATGATCTTCCTCAAATGTGACACCATAGACACCAATACCGCGGAGCGTTTCCTTGTCCACGCCCACCTCAACAGCAAGATATGTTGCAATCTCTGCTACATCCCTCCTCCATGCTTCGGCTCTACGTCTTTTATGGCGATTACTTCTTTGTCTCGTGAATCTTACCTTTGAGGGGTGCCTGCTCTGCCGCAGACATTCGATTGCCCGCTCCCTCCCAGCGGCGTTGaccatcatcgccaagaaGTCTTTCAATCCAAAGAATGCTGCAGCCGCAAGTGCGCTGCCATGTTCGCCGACATTGCAGGTCATCGCAGGATCAGCCCCGGCCTTCAATAGAAGTTCCACAATCCGTGCGTTGTGATTCTCGTCGATAAATTGGACCATGTACTGGGGTCTGTAAATTAATTGAGCCATGTAGAAGACGCGCCAGATGCACGATTCCAAAGCGCTGCCGTAGTTCCCAACACTTGGGACTTGGTTGACGTCTGCGCCGCTGTCAAGAAGTGTCACAATCTTTTTCTCGCAATGGTCCAtaggagaagcagctgctgctgcaatgaGAGCGCTCCCATACTTGCCGCATTCCGCAATGGCATTTgcatcagctccagctcgtAGCAACATTTCAACTGATTGAGGAGTCCCTTCTTTTGCGGCCGCGATCAGGGCATTACCAAAGTTGACGCCGCCTTGTCTGTTCACGTCGACCCAGCCTTGATCCATAGCCCACTGCAGCATACCAGAAGCACCATGCATTGCCGTGAATTGGGTCAAAGTCCAGTCTGTATCCTTGTACATCGTGTTGAAGTCGACGTTTGCTGCCTCCACCAAAAGCTTGGCCGCAGTTTTGTTGCCTCTTGATATCGCTTTGCTCGCCGCTCGGCAATATCTTCCTTGGTGGCCAATTACGCCAATAACGCTCACCAAGTACCTGCAAATCGGCATGCATCCTCCCATTGCTGCAAGATCCAGCAgattaaaagataaatagcCATCGTCCTCGTATTCTAGACTTCCTTTGCCTTCTGTAAGAGCCAAGTTTTGGTCGATTTGGTCCTTCTCCCACCAATCACGCAAAGTGTAGTAGAATCCGTATCGACACATCACCAAAATAGCCATATTGGTTGGCTCTAGCTTCCCAAATACCAAGTGAAACACCCACCTTCTATAATAGCCACTGCTGTCTCCCGGCGAACCAAGGAAGCACTTGAGAAGAGCCGTGAGTTCTGTTTCAGGAGATGTGTCTTCCAATGAACCCAACCACTTGTCGTAGCGCTGGACGTGTTTAAACCACGTCCTAATAACATAGCTCTCGAACATTTCTGGGACGCTGGCCGTATCGACTGATTTAAATTGGCTATACCCATGCGTAATGATCACGTTAAGGCCGAATTCCGCATCCATGTCGACCGATTTAAATTTCGTAGGCCAATGCCACCTGGTCACTTTAAAGCCAACATCCGCATCTGAAACGACTGATTCTAGGTCAGAATCCCCGTCTGTATCATAAGGTTCCCCGTCTGTATCATAAGGTTCCCCGTCTGTATCATAAGGTTCCCCGTCTGTATCATAAGGTTCCCCGTCTGTATCATAAGGTGACTCCAGCTTCGGAGTCATAAGAAATCCGAGCAGAATTTTAGAAACAAATGCGTCACATTCTCCTAAAATCATGCCCTTTGACTCAAAATATTCAGCAACAGAGGCATGTGGTAGCATCCATACTCCTCTCGCTACATCAACTGTTAAAAGGTCTTGACAAAGCGATAAGATTTCTTGTTCAGCCCGCAGCTCAATTCGTACGAAACGATCTCCCTTGTGAGCATATCTAATTGCTTCCAAGAGAATTGTTGATGTAAGTGGTGTAAATGAACACAACACCCACTTAATGGCACGCACGGCGAGTGCCATATCGCTTTCATTATGCTGGTTTTCTAGATCATCCCAGAGCCGATCGTACGCCGCCATTAAATCACGAGGTATCGTCTTGGCCCACGTTCTTACTGCATCATCTGAGATACACTTTTGAAGACTTTTTGTCTGAAGATACACCCATCGAAACCTTGTATCCATTAATCAGTAAAATACTTAGCAAATCGTACTTCCGTTTGAACTCACATTCCGTCATTTTGCGAACTAAACGTTTCTTTTATCACTTGTTGAATTCCTGTTTTTCGCTTCTTAAAGAATTTAGTAGAATAGAGTACTTCTGCAAGATATTTCTCGATGTCGCCTTGCTGGTTGCTACTATTGACCGTAATTGTAGCCTTGGCTTCGAATGCCTCCAAGAATTCTCTATCTGGGCGACttgatataaatatcttgACTGGCTTTAAGGCTTTATCCATTAAATCAATAATAATTTCTGCTAGATTATACGATGTGATGTCGGATTCATCTAAAGCATCGAGGATAATTGTCGTCTTTGAATAGAGATTCATGGACTCCAGGATGAGTTCTTTGCAGTCCGTATAACTTAGGtttctcccttctcttttcgctATTTCGCATCTTTGGATGACGTTGCTTTgaatatagctatagttgTTTGACTTATAGGACAGCTGACGAACGAAGCTGTGGAGGACGACAAGGGGATCTTGCATTGACGGTCCAGATCGGGTGCAATAGAAAAAGGCAAATCCTTCGTCATGTGGAGATGCTTCCAATGTTTGTTTAACATGATCAATGACACGCGATGTGAGATATGTCTTGCCGGTACCAACTGTTGTGTATTAGACTCAAAATTTGCAATTGAAATAAGTCTTTGGACCAAGAGAAACCTACCAGTTCCTTTAAGGCATAATAgcgttgaagatgaagcaatACCCTGCCAGTCCCGAAAGCTTTCATGGTTTATAAGCCAATCGcctgtattttttattcttgtaTCCTTAATTGTAGAGTGACCTTTTCCGAATTGTTCAGAGCTGATAAAGTCCATAAGCTTCTCTAGCTCATCACTTTTGACTTTCTCGAGCAGTTTGGCGACTCCTTCATCAATTCGTGTCAGGGGCGATGGGATTTTATCGAGTTTCGCCAACAAGGTGTTTAGCTTTTCGTCTATTTGTTTTGTAGCTTTTTCATTTCTTAAAGCTTCACAACTTTGGACTTCGTATAACAATATCTGCTCTTTCTTAAGTAGATCTGAGATGAGACCCGAGGCTTGCTCTGGTCGGAGAATAGTGTTCAATGTCTGTCTGACTATTCCGCTTTCAATTAAAGTATCTGACCGGGCCAGCAGCTCTGTTGCTGCAACATACAAGTCAATAAGGGCGTCATGTAGATTGCGTAAGGCTCCCTCTTTAGTCAATATTGCCTTATTGTATAATAGCTCGTACACCTGACCTCGGCGGATAATACGAGTGAACAGCTGAATTGTTCCAGCAAGGGCCGCCATTTGCTCAATTTGTTTGACTGGGATCTGAGAAATCATCAACATTATACATTTCATTTGTATCACGCATGTGAATACCGCTTACTTTCAGCACCGCCTTTGCGGCAGCCCAAGGGGCACTAGCTTGCGGCGGCGCGAAGTTGATGGCGACGTCCCCAGCCATTGTAAGAAAACCGATCACATCGGCAATGTACGCTCGGAAAATTATCTCTTGATTGCCAATCTTGATCTTCATTGGTgaatctttctcttcaaatatcttttccttttctttaatgAGATCACTAAGCTGTTTTATCAGATCTTCCGGCTTTGCTACTGCTGAAGCCAGAGAATTGAGTCCCTGTTTCTGAATCCATTCTTGGGTTCCTTTATTGACTTTGCCGAAAACCTCCTCCCAAAGATTTAATGATGTAGTGGATTGTTGACCTGAAAGAGATACCGTTGGCGCTCCTAAAAccggaagagaagaaggtgcTGAAACTTGAGGCGGGTCAGAGCCCAACGATGGTAAAGAGGCCAGTACAGGCGATAAAAGTTGCGAACTTGAAAGCTGCACCCGAGTCTGAGAAGCCGAAGCAATTGATGGAGGGCTTGCTCGAGACGATCGCTTGAATAAATCACGAAACCTCCTCCGACGCTTTTCCGCTCCTAATTGGCCCGTATCAGCCATATCTTGGTGTTCGTTACTGAGAAAATAGCAAAGAGTGTTGTGGCCCAACATCCATATTGCTTGGATAGTTCACATGATACCAAGTCGTATTCCTGTGAAGGGTCCTTGGTAAAGTACAGCTTGCATTGGTTATTGACTTTCCCCGCACTGATAGCAATAAGCCGAAGCTCATTGGCCTAGACTGCTTGTTCGTAGGTTAGTTGACTACGACCAACAACCATATTGGTTGGCTACTACCTCGGAATCCCGCGCTGCGATTTGTTCCCGAATATTGCAGCAATATGATTGCAACAAGAGATTCTAGATTCCTCTTCTCATTCTTTCATTGGACTGGTTGAGCCGATCAAATGGCCATGCGGCAGCTATCGTTATTCCCGCAGCGATAAATATTGGTAATCCCACCTTTGGAGGCGCCAGTATCACCCAACCTGGTAGCCCAGGCGTCTCTGGAATGACTAAACTACAGAGTATGGACCCAAATCTGCAGCATATGATGGATGTAGCAGACAGGAAGCGCTATGAAGCCTTCGCCTCTGATCTAAGAAGCCCTGGACACAAAACACCTCTCATCGACTGTTTCCCGGGAATCTCAGGCATAGTACGTCCATCAGAGTCAGGTTGCGAGGCATGTAGCATGTGATTCAGCTCAGATAACCAACAATGTGGGTCTGGGAGGTTGGCCTGGACTATCTATTCGTATACGGGACTGAAGCCAATAAATGCGAGCCAACAGCCAAGACGGGTGTTGAGTTACCTATGACCTTGGTACTATATGAAGAGGGATTCCTTTTTCAAATGGGGTTGTGAGGTGGGACACCTAGTGATTGCATACGACAATCAAGCGACAACTGCAGGGCCGCCACTATCTCATCGACAACTATTGTGAATATGGGGGAACGGATGCCATAGGTATATGCATCCGAATTTGTAGCAAGGCGGTCGATACcgaggaagatggagaaacgGACGCCAGTTATCATCAACGGTAGACAAGTTCCACTGGCCGCATAATAGCTGTGATGGGCGTGGAATTAGGCTATTGATATGGATTCTCAGATCGAATGGTATTTTAAAGGGAACACTTTGTGATTGGTGGAATGATGAAATAAGGTAACTGGTAATAGCCATAGAGAGACATACCAGAAGAAGACTATAGAGTAGGTGGTTTTGCCCCTGAAAAGAGTTTTATTCCCTATTAGATGCTAGCGCTACAGCCATGATATCGCTTTTACTTACATTTATAATCAAAAGTTTGGGAAAATCTACATATGTGAATGTATTACTGAGTTTCTACCTATCTCTCACTCTACCACGATCGGTCGTGTAGGACAATTTTGCCACAATTTGATGGACGGTGCGAAATTTATCAGTGAGATAATACAAATCACCACTTCCAACTTTGAGAGCAGCTTTTTGGGCAATCAGATAGTATTCTTGCCGAAGATGGTGTTCGACCGATCCCGTATTGTGTAAGAAACCTCTTTCGGCTCGCACGATGAAGAATATGCTTGGGTTGGATTGCCATATGTGATACAGGATTGAGTCGGATATCCAACTGCGAGATTtgtcttttattataccGAAAAGTCTACGACCTCTCACATCCTTGCCCACCTCGCCCTGTTGGTAGCAGAGCCTGTTGGTAGCAGAGCTTGGGCGTGAGAAGCACAGCCCCTCTCAGATAAATGTACCGTAACATTTCCTATTTCTGCAATCGGGTTAACATCAAGTGCTTTCATTCGCCGGCCAAGTTCTCGTCATTTACTTCGTACAGGTGGTGGCTCCAACAAGGTTATAGCCCATTCCTCCACGTGAGCACAGCTGCCGTGTTTGCTATATTCCTTCCAACCAGCGCGGGGACGTTAGAAATATCTGTCATGGGATGAGGGATTTTAAGTCAATGACAACTTTTCATGACCTACATACCTACTATCCAAGTATTCaacaagatatatataaaaaacaataaaataaaaaaacattataACACAGAAGCGCACACCGAATCAGCAAAGAGCATCTATAAGCCATTTATTCTATGATGAAAACACTTTCTGCTTTATTATTCGGTATGGCTTTAAATCCGTTTCGACCATTCGGAGATTCGCCAACCTATCAAGAGGAATATCGAGGCAACAACTATACACCAACATTCATAAATACCGAATACGGTCGCCAAATTATAGCACCAGATACTCCAtatgtagcagcagcag
It encodes:
- a CDS encoding uncharacterized protein (EggNog:ENOG41), which encodes MLGHNTLCYFLSNEHQDMADTGQLGAEKRRRRFRDLFKRSSRASPPSIASASQTRVQLSSSQLLSPVLASLPSLGSDPPQVSAPSSLPVLGAPTVSLSGQQSTTSLNLWEEVFGKVNKGTQEWIQKQGLNSLASAVAKPEDLIKQLSDLIKEKEKIFEEKDSPMKIKIGNQEIIFRAYIADVIGFLTMAGDVAINFAPPQASAPWAAAKAVLKVSGIHMRDTNEMYNVDDFSDPSQTN
- a CDS encoding uncharacterized protein (EggNog:ENOG41), with the protein product MAPARRGQPSALSVPLPASSAALVDLPPISALFLIDFDVKAGYTIAWKQAIPGLELEGLVEYKSLPSGLHTVSDDLIYFVHDGAHAGLSAFVNEPCEEEEARHARMISVGILVPLSYGRLGRAWRHADNLKQMAANLVKDRTQTEILEKYWNTNKAREGESFSTIATPISPVPDSSRKAHDRSSSLTDGVSLFQPEHKLSPYHPAWSLPELLDRFGPLIFPIHRAALLRQRILISCHAPVHEICNFVYNISILSNIPLSITDSLPTPSPPQRLRPLFSIGVHDISFLMDDLKASKRNRNDENAVDDADESGSGWIACTTDSILATKDTLWDMLITMPPDYSANAKEKAWPIVECPGGKPVKATQRDLRRFNALRTGLARLAASPPTPTLGQDPRSPESETSAVRLSTSHSARLVKDEPYGATDNLVEPVTWAAFAYNGFMWWASAGEQIRSEEQEESTRDSALLADLLSPTSPNIGSMSMPPPASSPSQAEPLSNSIASLAARRSSVDGEANIELAIITYFHRLTTQMLSVLVDIVDAADESYRDSNDSGGADGDEDETEDLILSGSDDSDSAVTIDSRSIENMGLDVWSASDALFVQELVAVYFGRQVVIEGKGVEVCGVRVC
- a CDS encoding uncharacterized protein (TransMembrane:3 (o14-35i77-95o204-226i)), with amino-acid sequence MSSSDYSYDEQGQFFPFFILTVTGLVTLPLTYSLFRRSTDDDALAPRISSDYKTKHADVVVSLRKAQKRKQRKIKRAIFVVLGWALMAGMVYLIIVTQRIVPKIWNPYDILGISESFTEKQIKSHYKRLSVKFHPDKVRPDPSKNETLEMLNDRYVELTKAYQALTDEDVRNNYIQYGHPDGKQSFSIGIALPQFIIAEGNGKYLILLYTGLMGILLPYLVGSWWYGTKRMSKEGVLMESANRLFRHYNEEIDEGGIITALSTGKEFEAILKGDQAESGLSKIESRISAEGESSPFACGFSLKDKEKLEDLDSGVRRKVLALLWAYLGRVELDDPALTKAKFEVGAIARTLNQSFAAIALAFGNIGPIAGSFKANQHLIQAVSPKSSPLLQLPHINDKVAAAIEGDSKIHLTVQQFMDLPDAERRQLAVGKDLLTEEQYKETISVGKQLPFFRVAKAFFKVTGEKVIIPSSLVTLVIKGRFIPPGTEKVPAIDEVSLEDIDPAEDDLDALMGRKKKIVKGPDGKPVAVEENSALPPLTFAPHYARDHSPKWYAFLSDSKQDKMAVPPFTFDKFDQPIFTEDGKPTFNMQTLKAQFAAPPQPGHYTFCMHVVCDSYVGFDTKMEVTLVVEDASKAAEMEAEDEISEPEEDSIAGQMQALKGQPTAQASKPKRKQDSSDEESGTDEEEDDTSDTNTDTEDES
- a CDS encoding uncharacterized protein (EggNog:ENOG41), producing MAALAGTIQLFTRIIRRGQVYELLYNKAILTKEGALRNLHDALIDLYVAATELLARSDTLIESGIVRQTLNTILRPEQASGLISDLLKKEQILLYEVQSCEALRNEKATKQIDEKLNTLLAKLDKIPSPLTRIDEGVAKLLEKVKSDELEKLMDFISSEQFGKGHSTIKDTRIKNTGDWLINHESFRDWQGIASSSTLLCLKGTVGTGKTYLTSRVIDHVKQTLEASPHDEGFAFFYCTRSGPSMQDPLVVLHSFVRQLSYKSNNYSYIQSNVIQRCEIAKREGRNLSYTDCKELILESMNLYSKTTIILDALDESDITSYNLAEIIIDLMDKALKPVKIFISSRPDREFLEAFEAKATITVNSSNQQGDIEKYLAEVLYSTKFFKKRKTGIQQVIKETFSSQNDGMFRWVYLQTKSLQKCISDDAVRTWAKTIPRDLMAAYDRLWDDLENQHNESDMALAVRAIKWVLCSFTPLTSTILLEAIRYAHKGDRFVRIELRAEQEILSLCQDLLTVDVARGVWMLPHASVAEYFESKGMILGECDAFVSKILLGFLMTPKLESPYDTDGEPYDTDGEPYDTDGEPYDTDGEPYDTDGDSDLESVVSDADVGFKVTRWHWPTKFKSVDMDAEFGLNVIITHGYSQFKSVDTASVPEMFESYVIRTWFKHVQRYDKWLGSLEDTSPETELTALLKCFLGSPGDSSGYYRRWVFHLVFGKLEPTNMAILVMCRYGFYYTLRDWWEKDQIDQNLALTEGKGSLEYEDDGYLSFNLLDLAAMGGCMPICRYLVSVIGVIGHQGRYCRAASKAISRGNKTAAKLLVEAANVDFNTMYKDTDWTLTQFTAMHGASGMLQWAMDQGWVDVNRQGGVNFGNALIAAAKEGTPQSVEMLLRAGADANAIAECGKYGSALIAAAAASPMDHCEKKIVTLLDSGADVNQVPSVGNYGSALESCIWRVFYMAQLIYRPQYMVQFIDENHNARIVELLLKAGADPAMTCNVGEHGSALAAAAFFGLKDFLAMMVNAAGRERAIECLRQSRHPSKVRFTRQRSNRHKRRRAEAWRRDVAEIATYLAVEVGVDKETLRGIGVYGVTFEEDHFGGYSIRSN